A genomic stretch from Neodiprion fabricii isolate iyNeoFabr1 chromosome 3, iyNeoFabr1.1, whole genome shotgun sequence includes:
- the LOC124177702 gene encoding activated RNA polymerase II transcriptional coactivator p15, whose protein sequence is MPKSKKYVESSDDSSDSEPKSEKKVSKKSKRENSDVEASQSKKPKKEKKEEDNAWDLGNNRQVTVREFKGKLLIDIREMYYDKEGELKPGKKGISLNTAQWRKFVDAVADVDEAVKSMC, encoded by the exons ATGCCGAAGTCAAAAAAGTATGTGGAGTCAAGTGATGACAGCAGCGACTCGGAG CCaaaatcagagaaaaaagtgtcaaaaaagtcaaaaagagaaaattcaGATGTCGAGGCATCCCAAAGCAAAAAaccaaagaaagaaaaaaaggaagaagacaATGCTTGGGACTTGGGAAATAACCGGCAAGTCACGGTTAGAGAATTCAAGGGAAAGCTATTGATTGACATAAGAGAAATGTATTACGATAAGGAAGGAGAATTAAAGCCTGGTAAAAAAG GAATCAGTTTAAACACAGCCCAGTGGCGAAAATTTGTGGATGCAGTTGCAGACGTTGATGAAGCTGTTAAATCGATGTGTTAA